The following are encoded together in the bacterium genome:
- the rplU gene encoding 50S ribosomal protein L21: protein MKCAVVEVAGRQFLIREGETINAPRLGAAAGDEVVFDRVLLFWDGEEIQVGRPYLEGFSVGGTISEEARGPKLVVFKFKRRKGYRRKRGHRQDIHRVQVTGIAAPGESSPAAEPAAAPAEAGE, encoded by the coding sequence ATGAAATGCGCCGTTGTCGAAGTAGCCGGAAGGCAGTTCCTGATCCGGGAGGGCGAGACCATTAACGCCCCCCGGCTCGGCGCCGCCGCCGGCGACGAGGTGGTTTTCGACCGCGTCCTGCTTTTCTGGGACGGGGAGGAGATCCAGGTGGGCCGCCCCTACCTTGAAGGTTTTTCGGTGGGAGGGACCATCTCCGAGGAAGCGCGCGGTCCCAAGCTGGTGGTCTTCAAGTTCAAGCGCCGCAAGGGATACCGCCGCAAGAGAGGGCATCGGCAGGACATACACCGGGTTCAGGTGACCGGGATCGCCGCGCCGGGGGAAAGCAGCCCGGCGGCCGAACCGGCCGCGGCCCCGGCCGAAGCCGGGGAATAG
- the rpmA gene encoding 50S ribosomal protein L27, with product MAHKKGMGSSRNGRESHSKRLGVKRGDGQFIRGGTIIIRQRGTRIAPGANVGRGKDDTLFALVDGTVAFETRAGKKLVSVRPGVSS from the coding sequence GTGGCTCATAAAAAAGGAATGGGGAGTTCCCGCAACGGCAGGGAAAGCCACTCCAAGCGGTTGGGAGTCAAGCGCGGCGACGGGCAGTTCATCCGGGGCGGGACCATCATCATCCGCCAGCGGGGAACCAGGATCGCCCCCGGGGCCAACGTGGGCCGAGGCAAGGACGACACCCTTTTCGCCCTGGTCGACGGCACGGTGGCCTTCGAGACCCGGGCCGGGAAAAAGCTGGTTTCGGTTCGTCCCGGGGTCTCCAGCTGA
- a CDS encoding Rne/Rng family ribonuclease, which yields MKKQILIECHPRETRVAVLAEGRLEQFFLEPGEQQSPLGNIYKGKVCSILPSLGAAFVDIGLEKNGFLSTSETVESSTLRSAFEDDDEDGNQPRKGEVARAENSSTIEKLLRKGQDLLVQVVKEPIGAKGARLSTQISLPGRFLVLMPHEKRIGVSRRIVDRGERVRLRKLMREIGFPPDMGVIVRTAGLAANKRALKRDMRYLLNAWKEIRDRERKVAAPALVHEEMDLVMKSIRDYLLTDIDRIVVDSRSEFKKISDFVGMVFPAARERIAFHKEKMPLFQKYGLSEEVEKLFLPVINLKCGGHLVFQQTEALVSIDVNTGKNRGTGDQGETILQTNLEAAEEVAKQLRLRNVGGIIVIDFIDMDSKGHQRKVMNALLKELKKDKARTRVYPFSDLGLVEMTRQREQESFLHKLYEICPCCQGQGLVKSLPSRGLELERLLMSAFSKQPRVRQFRIEAHPHLARYILEEGWENLRQLARANRIRVTIADNHDLQFGEYIVWALTRNGQEKV from the coding sequence ATGAAGAAACAGATATTGATTGAATGCCATCCGCGGGAAACCCGGGTGGCGGTGCTGGCCGAAGGCCGGCTGGAGCAGTTTTTCCTGGAGCCGGGGGAGCAGCAGAGCCCGCTCGGCAACATCTACAAGGGGAAGGTCTGCAGCATTCTCCCCAGCCTGGGCGCGGCTTTCGTCGACATCGGCCTGGAGAAGAACGGTTTTCTCTCCACCTCCGAGACCGTCGAGTCCTCGACCCTGCGCAGCGCCTTCGAGGACGACGACGAGGACGGGAACCAGCCGCGGAAGGGGGAGGTGGCCCGCGCCGAAAATTCCTCCACCATCGAAAAACTGCTGCGCAAGGGCCAGGACCTGCTGGTGCAGGTGGTGAAGGAACCGATCGGAGCCAAGGGCGCGCGCCTCAGCACCCAGATCAGCCTTCCCGGACGGTTCCTGGTGCTGATGCCCCACGAGAAGCGGATCGGGGTGTCCCGCCGCATCGTCGATCGGGGAGAACGGGTCCGCCTGCGCAAGCTCATGCGTGAGATCGGGTTCCCTCCCGACATGGGGGTCATCGTCCGCACCGCGGGTTTGGCCGCGAACAAGCGGGCCCTCAAACGGGACATGCGCTACCTGCTCAACGCCTGGAAGGAGATCCGCGACCGGGAACGGAAAGTCGCCGCCCCGGCCCTGGTCCACGAGGAGATGGACCTGGTCATGAAGAGCATCCGCGACTACCTGCTCACCGACATCGACCGGATCGTGGTCGATTCTCGTTCGGAGTTCAAAAAGATCTCCGACTTCGTGGGCATGGTCTTTCCCGCCGCCCGCGAACGGATCGCCTTTCACAAAGAGAAGATGCCGCTCTTTCAGAAATACGGCCTTTCCGAGGAAGTGGAGAAGCTGTTTCTGCCCGTCATCAACCTCAAATGCGGCGGCCACCTGGTCTTCCAGCAGACCGAGGCCCTGGTCTCCATCGACGTCAACACCGGGAAAAACCGCGGGACCGGAGACCAGGGGGAGACCATCCTGCAGACCAACCTGGAAGCGGCGGAGGAGGTGGCCAAACAGCTGCGCCTGCGCAACGTCGGGGGCATCATCGTCATCGACTTCATCGACATGGACTCCAAGGGCCACCAACGCAAAGTCATGAACGCTCTGCTCAAGGAGTTGAAAAAGGACAAGGCCCGGACCCGGGTCTATCCCTTCTCCGACCTGGGGTTGGTGGAGATGACCAGGCAGCGGGAACAGGAGAGCTTCCTGCATAAGCTCTACGAGATATGCCCCTGCTGCCAGGGGCAGGGCCTGGTCAAATCGCTCCCCAGCCGGGGGCTGGAACTGGAGCGGCTGCTCATGTCAGCTTTCAGCAAGCAGCCGAGAGTGCGCCAATTCCGGATCGAAGCGCACCCCCACCTCGCCCGCTACATCCTGGAAGAAGGGTGGGAGAATCTCCGCCAGCTGGCCCGGGCCAACCGGATCCGGGTCACCATCGCCGACAACCACGACCTTCAGTTCGGGGAGTACATCGTTTGGGCCCTGACCCGGAACGGACAGGAAAAAGTCTGA
- a CDS encoding glutamate-5-semialdehyde dehydrogenase, with the protein MDCETYARELAQAARRASRRAAVLDTETKNEVLEAMARRLEKSAERIAAANVLDLEAGREAGLSAAMLDRLEITPRRLAAMADGLRQVAALPDPVGKTIDERVRPNGLKITRVRVPIGVIGIIYESRPNVTVDAAGLCLKSGNAVILRGGKEAIRTNRVLGEILGEALDEAGIDPAVVQVVAVADREVVNRLLKMDAEIDLIIPRGGEGLIRAVVEESTIPVIKHYKGVCHVYVAASADQEMALEIVDNAKTQRPGVCNAVETVLVDAACAREFMPRLAERLGEKGVELRGCERTRAIVPGIVPASEEDWPREYLDLILAVKVVDGVDEAVDHIARYGSGHTDAIVTRDPEEGERFLSRVDSSSVFLNCSTRFSDGGEFGLGAEIGISTDKLHARGPMGLEELTTYKWVARGEGQLRG; encoded by the coding sequence GTGGATTGCGAAACCTATGCCCGCGAACTGGCCCAGGCGGCTCGCCGGGCGTCGCGCCGGGCGGCGGTCCTGGACACGGAGACCAAGAACGAAGTTCTGGAAGCGATGGCGCGCCGCCTGGAAAAAAGCGCCGAGCGCATCGCCGCGGCCAACGTTCTCGACCTGGAAGCCGGCCGTGAAGCGGGGCTGAGCGCCGCGATGCTGGACCGGCTGGAGATCACCCCCCGGCGGCTGGCGGCCATGGCCGACGGCCTGCGCCAGGTGGCGGCGCTCCCCGATCCGGTGGGAAAAACCATCGACGAACGCGTCCGTCCCAACGGCCTGAAGATAACCCGGGTCCGCGTTCCCATCGGGGTCATCGGCATCATCTACGAGTCCCGGCCCAACGTCACCGTGGACGCCGCCGGCCTCTGTCTCAAGTCCGGCAACGCCGTCATCCTGCGCGGGGGCAAGGAAGCGATCCGGACCAACCGGGTCCTGGGGGAGATACTGGGGGAGGCCCTGGACGAGGCCGGCATCGATCCCGCCGTCGTCCAGGTGGTCGCCGTCGCCGACCGGGAAGTGGTGAACCGGCTTTTGAAGATGGACGCGGAGATCGACCTGATCATCCCCCGGGGAGGGGAAGGGCTGATCCGGGCGGTGGTGGAGGAGTCGACCATCCCCGTGATCAAGCACTACAAGGGGGTCTGCCACGTCTACGTCGCCGCCTCCGCCGATCAGGAGATGGCGCTGGAGATCGTGGACAACGCCAAGACCCAGCGGCCCGGGGTCTGCAACGCGGTCGAGACCGTGCTGGTGGACGCCGCCTGCGCGCGGGAATTTATGCCCCGCCTCGCCGAACGCCTGGGAGAGAAGGGGGTGGAACTGCGGGGGTGCGAACGCACGCGCGCGATCGTTCCCGGAATCGTCCCCGCCTCCGAGGAGGACTGGCCCCGGGAGTACCTGGACCTGATCCTGGCGGTCAAGGTGGTGGACGGGGTCGACGAGGCCGTGGATCACATCGCCCGCTACGGTTCCGGGCACACCGACGCCATCGTCACCCGCGATCCGGAAGAAGGCGAGCGCTTTCTCTCCCGGGTCGACTCCTCCTCGGTATTTCTCAACTGCTCGACCCGGTTTTCCGACGGCGGCGAGTTCGGGCTGGGCGCCGAGATCGGGATCAGCACCGACAAACTCCACGCCCGGGGGCCGATGGGATTGGAAGAACTGACCACCTACAAATGGGTCGCCCGGGGTGAGGGGCAGCTGCGCGGGTAA
- the obgE gene encoding GTPase ObgE, whose product MKKTFIDRARITVKAGDGGNGCISFRREKYVPRGGPNGGDGGRGGDVVLEASSQVPTLIDLYFRPNLRAERGGHGRGKNQHGRGGADLVIKVPRGTMVRDDSSRETIADLVEDGQRHLLARGGRGGRGNARFATSTRQAPRFAEEGGEGEEGIFWLELRLIADAGLVGYPNAGKSTLISRLSHARPRIASYPFTTLTPVLGVAEDDDLRTLTLADIPGLIEGAHADVGLGHDFLRHIERTRLLLFVLDMAGAEGRDPLDDFRHLREELKLYNPLLEQREFLVAANKMDLPGAAANLERFRAEAGVPDSKIYPVSAREGTGLDRLKPALFAAVEAAAPESGNQAGKP is encoded by the coding sequence TTGAAGAAAACCTTCATCGACAGGGCCCGGATCACGGTTAAGGCCGGCGACGGGGGCAACGGCTGCATCAGCTTCCGCCGGGAGAAGTATGTTCCCCGGGGAGGTCCCAACGGCGGCGACGGCGGCCGCGGCGGCGACGTGGTTCTGGAAGCCAGTTCCCAGGTTCCGACCCTGATCGATCTCTACTTCCGTCCCAATCTGAGGGCGGAGCGCGGCGGCCACGGCCGGGGCAAGAACCAGCACGGCCGCGGTGGCGCCGACCTGGTCATCAAGGTACCCCGCGGGACCATGGTCCGCGACGACTCCTCGCGGGAAACGATCGCCGACCTGGTCGAGGACGGCCAGCGCCACCTCCTGGCCCGCGGAGGCCGGGGCGGACGGGGCAACGCCCGGTTCGCCACTTCGACCCGCCAGGCGCCCCGGTTCGCGGAAGAGGGGGGAGAGGGAGAGGAGGGGATATTCTGGCTGGAACTGCGGCTGATCGCGGACGCGGGCCTGGTCGGGTACCCCAACGCCGGCAAGTCCACCCTGATCTCCCGGCTCTCCCACGCCCGGCCCCGGATCGCGTCCTACCCGTTCACCACGCTGACCCCGGTCCTGGGAGTGGCCGAAGACGACGACCTGCGCACCCTGACCCTGGCCGATATCCCCGGGCTGATCGAAGGCGCCCACGCCGACGTCGGACTCGGCCACGACTTCCTCCGCCACATCGAACGGACCCGGCTGCTGCTTTTCGTCCTGGACATGGCCGGAGCCGAGGGCCGGGACCCCCTGGACGATTTCCGGCATTTGCGCGAGGAATTGAAGCTGTATAATCCCCTGTTGGAACAACGGGAATTTCTGGTCGCCGCCAACAAGATGGATCTGCCCGGGGCCGCGGCCAACCTGGAACGGTTCCGGGCGGAAGCCGGGGTGCCGGACTCGAAGATCTACCCGGTCTCGGCCCGGGAAGGAACGGGGCTGGACCGGCTGAAACCGGCCCTGTTCGCGGCGGTCGAAGCCGCCGCCCCGGAAAGCGGGAACCAGGCGGGGAAACCGTGA
- a CDS encoding TIGR03936 family radical SAM-associated protein — MRLRLIYSREGLIRFTSHRDTLRIFFRAFSRSRVPVCFSGGFNPHPRVEFCPPLSLGMEGRAEEMDLRLESPVDPAVAVEAINLYLPQGLRAVSGRLLAEGCPKLGKELEGGIYLLFPEGPAAPEPGAVERFLGAERAPYVRKKPDGDKTIDARRGVARVELAGGNDDIRMEMEILFAGGPRPVEVLSLLTGIPPGELAGVRIVRTGFRRKPAAAVAAPAKEEGYEETDID, encoded by the coding sequence GTGAGACTGCGCCTGATCTATTCCCGGGAAGGGCTGATCCGTTTCACTTCCCACCGGGACACGCTGAGGATCTTTTTCCGGGCCTTCTCCCGGAGCCGGGTCCCGGTGTGTTTTTCCGGCGGCTTCAATCCCCACCCCCGGGTGGAGTTCTGCCCGCCCCTGAGCCTGGGCATGGAAGGCCGGGCCGAGGAGATGGACCTGCGCCTGGAGTCGCCCGTCGATCCCGCGGTTGCGGTCGAGGCGATAAACCTGTATCTTCCCCAGGGTTTGAGGGCGGTTTCGGGGCGTCTCCTCGCCGAGGGGTGCCCGAAGCTGGGGAAGGAGCTGGAGGGAGGCATCTACCTGCTCTTCCCGGAAGGCCCGGCCGCACCGGAGCCGGGAGCGGTGGAACGTTTCCTGGGCGCCGAGCGGGCGCCGTACGTCAGGAAGAAACCCGATGGAGACAAAACGATCGATGCCCGACGGGGAGTGGCCCGGGTGGAACTCGCCGGCGGGAATGACGATATTCGCATGGAAATGGAAATACTTTTCGCGGGAGGGCCACGCCCGGTGGAAGTCCTCTCGCTCCTGACCGGTATTCCCCCCGGGGAACTGGCGGGCGTCCGTATCGTCCGAACCGGATTCAGGAGGAAGCCGGCGGCCGCGGTCGCGGCGCCGGCGAAGGAAGAAGGTTATGAAGAAACAGATATTGATTGA
- the proB gene encoding glutamate 5-kinase, with amino-acid sequence METKQARRQLAGVRRIVVKLGTYLLTGDQTCLDTALIEKIVEQAVALRRKGLELILVTSGAVGAGVLELGLRQRPSDIPMLQAAAAVGQTALMHLYRSLFRERGFSVGQILLTREDIDHRQRHLNARYTVETLLQQGVVPIVNENDTVTVESLKFYDNDYLAAQLANLVRADLLIVLTDVDGLLEPREGPRKEWARVPVVKKVTPAIMEMAGGSAKEHSRGGMRSKLEAARMVARAGGLAVIANGRRPRVLSDIVEGEDVGTLFLSPFSQVRRRKCWIAFARVRRGWLTVDDGARRALAERGKSLLASGITAVEGVFGPGDMVGLRTEDGLEFARGLVNYSAEDVGLIKGKQTSQIGEVLGGYAYDEVVHRDNLLVL; translated from the coding sequence ATGGAAACGAAACAAGCCCGACGGCAGCTGGCCGGGGTCCGCCGGATCGTGGTCAAGCTGGGGACCTATCTGCTCACCGGGGACCAGACCTGCCTCGACACCGCCCTGATCGAAAAGATCGTGGAACAGGCGGTGGCCTTGAGGAGGAAGGGGCTCGAGCTGATCCTGGTCACCTCCGGAGCGGTCGGGGCCGGGGTCCTGGAACTGGGGCTGCGGCAACGGCCCTCGGATATCCCCATGCTTCAGGCCGCGGCCGCGGTGGGCCAGACCGCGCTCATGCACCTCTACCGGAGCCTCTTCCGGGAGCGGGGCTTCTCGGTCGGTCAGATTCTGCTCACCCGGGAGGACATCGACCACCGCCAGCGCCACCTCAACGCCCGCTACACCGTCGAAACCCTGCTCCAGCAGGGGGTGGTCCCCATCGTCAACGAGAACGACACCGTGACCGTGGAGTCGCTCAAGTTTTACGACAACGACTACCTGGCCGCGCAGCTGGCCAACCTGGTCCGGGCCGACCTCCTGATCGTCCTCACCGACGTCGACGGCCTGCTCGAACCCCGGGAAGGGCCCCGGAAGGAATGGGCCCGGGTCCCCGTGGTGAAGAAGGTCACTCCCGCGATCATGGAAATGGCCGGCGGCAGCGCCAAGGAACATTCCCGGGGAGGGATGCGGAGCAAGCTGGAAGCGGCCCGGATGGTAGCCCGGGCCGGCGGCCTGGCGGTGATCGCCAACGGCCGCCGCCCCCGGGTGCTTTCCGACATCGTCGAGGGAGAGGACGTGGGCACCCTCTTTCTCTCCCCCTTCTCCCAGGTTCGGCGCCGGAAATGCTGGATCGCCTTCGCCCGGGTCCGCCGGGGCTGGCTGACCGTGGACGACGGCGCGCGCCGCGCCCTGGCCGAGCGGGGGAAAAGCCTGCTGGCTTCGGGGATCACGGCGGTGGAAGGCGTTTTCGGGCCCGGAGACATGGTCGGCCTGCGCACCGAGGACGGCCTCGAGTTCGCCCGGGGGCTGGTCAACTACAGCGCGGAAGACGTCGGCCTGATCAAGGGGAAGCAGACCTCGCAGATCGGCGAGGTCCTGGGGGGCTACGCCTACGACGAGGTCGTCCACCGGGACAACCTTCTGGTCCTCTAA
- a CDS encoding TIGR03960 family B12-binding radical SAM protein: MTSTRKRDGEAGAAVAGAAGFLRDPAVIARVLEKRVLPFVDRPGRYIGGEINAALPGPRPEVRVLLSYPDLYEVGMSNHGLRILAETVRSTGFAGAERAFAFREDMAAAAAREGVPLYSLESLTPAADFDLWGFSLQAELTYTNIPAMLEAAGLAPAAASRVWPGAPLLVGGGVGAYNPEPLSRFFDLFVIGDGEEPLAEILEFYRVRRSRPGADKEGFLAELAAAVPGVYVPSLYRETRDGEGNFAGLRPLRPGVPAFVPKRVLKDLGKSRVARPPVPLVDVVHNRAVVEIMRGCARGCRFCQAGWAGRPVREKAPEAAAAEALEQTEATGCDEVSLLSLSSGDYRRIDGLLELLSPLLAERGVGISLPSLNAASISETIFRQLRRVRRSGITLAPEAGSVRMRKAINKDLAPEVLDGVVRQAKEQGWRLLKLYFMIGLPGERDEDVEAVAAVVDRLSRWGGDLNVTVSNFVPKAQTPFQWAPMNSPAELARKQALLRSRISSRRVKLKFRDPRMSFVEGLLAVGGRDAGRLLEEAYRRRCLFADWREHFDPAAWEEAAEASGLEPERFLFSPRDPDRPLPWAHIGGGVPGEVLLREYRRAEEASR; the protein is encoded by the coding sequence ATGACATCGACAAGGAAACGGGACGGCGAGGCGGGGGCGGCGGTCGCGGGCGCCGCCGGATTTCTGCGCGACCCCGCCGTCATCGCCCGGGTCCTGGAAAAACGGGTCCTCCCCTTCGTGGACCGGCCCGGGCGCTATATCGGAGGGGAGATCAACGCCGCCCTCCCCGGTCCTCGCCCCGAGGTACGGGTTCTGCTCAGCTATCCCGACCTGTACGAGGTGGGGATGAGCAACCACGGGCTCAGGATCCTGGCCGAGACGGTGCGCTCGACGGGGTTCGCCGGCGCCGAGCGGGCCTTCGCCTTCCGGGAGGACATGGCCGCCGCCGCCGCCCGGGAGGGAGTTCCGCTCTATTCGCTCGAGTCCCTGACCCCCGCCGCCGATTTCGATCTCTGGGGATTTTCCCTGCAGGCTGAACTGACCTACACCAATATCCCGGCCATGCTCGAAGCCGCGGGGCTGGCCCCGGCCGCCGCTTCCCGGGTGTGGCCCGGGGCCCCGCTCCTGGTCGGGGGCGGGGTGGGGGCCTATAACCCCGAACCGCTCTCCCGGTTCTTCGATCTCTTCGTGATCGGAGACGGAGAGGAGCCGCTGGCGGAGATCCTCGAATTCTACCGGGTGCGCCGGAGTCGTCCGGGCGCGGACAAGGAGGGTTTCCTGGCCGAACTGGCCGCCGCGGTGCCGGGCGTGTACGTTCCCTCCCTCTACCGGGAAACCAGGGACGGGGAAGGGAACTTCGCCGGGCTTCGCCCCCTGCGGCCCGGGGTTCCCGCTTTCGTGCCCAAACGGGTCTTGAAGGATCTGGGAAAATCGCGGGTCGCGCGCCCGCCCGTCCCCCTGGTGGACGTGGTCCACAACCGGGCCGTGGTGGAGATCATGCGGGGCTGCGCCCGCGGCTGCCGCTTCTGCCAGGCGGGTTGGGCCGGGCGCCCGGTCCGGGAGAAGGCCCCCGAAGCCGCGGCGGCCGAGGCGTTGGAACAGACCGAGGCCACCGGGTGCGACGAAGTTTCGCTCCTCTCCCTCTCCAGCGGCGATTACCGCCGCATCGACGGGCTTCTCGAACTGCTCTCGCCGCTTCTGGCCGAGCGGGGCGTGGGGATCTCCCTCCCCTCCCTGAACGCGGCCTCGATTTCCGAGACCATCTTCCGCCAGCTCAGGCGCGTGCGCAGAAGCGGAATCACGCTCGCCCCCGAAGCCGGGTCGGTCCGGATGCGGAAGGCGATCAACAAGGACCTGGCCCCGGAAGTCCTGGACGGGGTGGTGCGGCAGGCCAAAGAGCAGGGGTGGCGCCTGCTCAAGCTCTACTTCATGATCGGACTTCCCGGAGAAAGGGACGAGGACGTCGAGGCCGTGGCCGCAGTCGTCGACCGCCTTTCCCGGTGGGGGGGGGACCTCAACGTCACCGTCTCCAACTTCGTGCCCAAGGCCCAGACGCCGTTTCAGTGGGCGCCCATGAATTCCCCGGCGGAGCTGGCGCGCAAACAGGCGCTCCTGCGCTCGCGGATCTCCTCGCGCCGGGTCAAACTGAAATTCCGGGACCCCCGCATGAGCTTCGTCGAGGGGCTGCTCGCGGTCGGCGGCCGGGACGCGGGGCGCCTTTTGGAGGAAGCCTACCGGCGCCGGTGTCTTTTCGCCGATTGGCGGGAACATTTCGACCCGGCGGCCTGGGAAGAGGCGGCGGAGGCTTCCGGGCTCGAGCCCGAGCGTTTCCTCTTCTCTCCCCGCGACCCGGACCGGCCCCTCCCCTGGGCCCACATCGGGGGAGGCGTCCCCGGCGAGGTCCTCCTCAGGGAGTACCGCCGGGCAGAGGAGGCTTCCCGGTGA
- the rodA gene encoding rod shape-determining protein RodA, which translates to MRAARYFKSMDWWLTAAVAALLAIGTGFIYSASFRLTHSSGVDYMQRQVIWLAIGLGLYLVFSGIDYRRLVAAAPAVYLVSILLLVFILAAGESRFGARRWIQLGPFTLQPSEFAKPALVLILAWHFSSKYVYSARLGYFFAPLVLAAVPALLILKQPDLGTALVLVPLVAGMALVARVRIAFLAGAAILAAAAAPAGWMTLKEYQKERVRVFLDPGLDPYGSGYTVIQSKIAIGSGRLTGKGWLSGTQNMLNFLPERQTDFIFAVLAEEWGFVGGAAVLMLYALAVFRLYRIATVSRDFMGTVLVSGFMVLFSTHVIVNVGMTMGLLPATGLPLPLLSYGGSVTAATMAMLGICQSVYIHRYYY; encoded by the coding sequence GTGAGGGCGGCCCGGTATTTCAAGAGCATGGACTGGTGGCTGACCGCGGCGGTGGCGGCCCTGCTCGCGATCGGAACCGGGTTCATCTACAGCGCCTCGTTCCGGTTGACCCATTCCAGCGGCGTCGACTACATGCAGCGCCAGGTCATCTGGCTGGCGATCGGCCTGGGCCTCTACCTGGTTTTCTCCGGGATCGACTACCGGCGCCTGGTGGCGGCGGCTCCCGCCGTCTACCTGGTTTCGATCCTCCTTCTCGTGTTCATCCTGGCGGCGGGGGAGAGCCGGTTCGGGGCGCGACGCTGGATCCAGTTGGGCCCCTTTACCCTCCAGCCCTCCGAATTCGCCAAGCCGGCCCTGGTCCTGATCCTGGCCTGGCACTTCTCGAGCAAGTACGTCTACTCCGCCCGGCTCGGGTATTTCTTCGCCCCCCTGGTGCTGGCGGCGGTCCCGGCGCTGCTTATCCTCAAGCAGCCCGACCTGGGCACGGCCCTGGTCCTGGTCCCCTTGGTGGCGGGGATGGCGCTGGTGGCCCGGGTGAGGATAGCTTTCCTGGCGGGGGCGGCGATACTGGCCGCCGCCGCCGCGCCGGCGGGATGGATGACGCTCAAGGAATACCAGAAAGAACGGGTCCGGGTCTTTCTCGATCCCGGTCTCGACCCCTACGGGTCGGGGTACACCGTGATCCAATCGAAGATCGCCATCGGTTCGGGGCGGCTGACGGGGAAGGGGTGGTTGTCCGGAACCCAGAACATGCTCAACTTCCTGCCCGAGCGCCAGACCGACTTCATTTTCGCGGTTCTGGCGGAGGAGTGGGGCTTCGTCGGGGGCGCGGCGGTGCTCATGCTTTACGCCCTGGCGGTGTTCAGGCTCTACCGGATCGCCACGGTTTCCCGCGACTTCATGGGCACCGTCCTGGTCTCGGGGTTCATGGTCCTTTTCTCGACCCACGTCATCGTCAACGTGGGCATGACCATGGGCCTCCTGCCCGCCACCGGCCTTCCCCTGCCGCTGTTGAGCTACGGCGGTTCGGTGACGGCGGCGACCATGGCCATGCTCGGCATCTGCCAGAGCGTCTATATCCACCGCTACTATTACTGA